The following proteins come from a genomic window of Sulfitobacter indolifex:
- a CDS encoding Glu/Leu/Phe/Val family dehydrogenase — MNPANEPSFRDSVDLMFNRAVALMDLPPGLEEKIRVCNATYTVRFGVRLRGRIHTFTGYRSVHSEHMEPVKGGIRYSMAVNQNEVEALAALMTYKCALVDAPFGGSKGGLCIDPRDYDEHELELITRRFAYELIKRDMINPAQNVPAPDMGTGEREMAWIADQYKRMNTTDINGVACVTGKPINAGGIQGRTEATGRGVQYALQAFFRDPEGLKKAGLSGKLEGKRVIIQGLGNVGYHAAKFLSEEDGSKITAIIERDGALHSEDGLNVEAVHKWIEKHGTIKGYADAKFEEDGAQFLEAECDILIPAALEGVINLSNAERIQAPLIVEAANGPVTAGADEVLRKKGTVIMPDMYANAGGVTVSYFEWVKNLSHIRFGRMQRRAEESRHQLVVDELERLSADKELGWTLSPNFKEKYLRGAGELELVRSGLDDTMRTAYEAMAHVWHSRDDVEDLRTAAYLVSIEKVAASYHAKGL, encoded by the coding sequence ATGAATCCAGCCAATGAGCCGAGTTTCCGCGACAGTGTGGATCTGATGTTCAACCGCGCGGTCGCGCTGATGGATTTGCCACCCGGTCTTGAAGAGAAAATTCGCGTTTGCAACGCCACCTATACCGTGCGTTTCGGCGTGCGTCTGCGGGGCCGCATCCATACGTTCACCGGCTACCGCTCGGTCCATTCCGAGCATATGGAGCCCGTCAAGGGCGGCATCCGCTACTCCATGGCCGTGAACCAGAACGAGGTCGAGGCGCTGGCCGCGCTGATGACCTATAAATGTGCATTGGTCGACGCGCCCTTTGGCGGCTCCAAAGGTGGGCTGTGCATTGATCCGCGCGACTATGACGAGCATGAGCTTGAGCTGATCACTCGGCGTTTCGCCTATGAGCTGATCAAGCGCGATATGATCAACCCCGCCCAGAACGTCCCCGCCCCCGACATGGGCACCGGCGAGCGTGAGATGGCGTGGATCGCGGACCAGTACAAACGCATGAACACCACCGACATCAACGGCGTGGCCTGTGTGACCGGCAAACCGATCAACGCGGGCGGCATCCAAGGCCGAACCGAAGCCACCGGCCGGGGTGTGCAATATGCGCTTCAGGCGTTCTTCCGTGACCCCGAAGGCCTCAAGAAAGCCGGTCTGAGCGGTAAGCTTGAGGGCAAGCGGGTCATCATTCAGGGTCTCGGCAACGTGGGCTATCACGCCGCTAAGTTCCTGAGCGAAGAAGATGGCAGCAAGATCACGGCGATCATTGAGCGCGACGGCGCGCTGCACAGCGAGGATGGGCTGAACGTCGAAGCCGTGCACAAGTGGATCGAGAAGCACGGCACCATCAAGGGCTATGCCGATGCGAAGTTTGAAGAAGATGGCGCGCAGTTCCTAGAAGCGGAATGCGATATCTTGATCCCTGCCGCACTTGAAGGGGTGATCAACCTTAGCAATGCCGAGCGTATTCAAGCGCCCTTGATCGTTGAGGCCGCCAATGGCCCTGTGACCGCCGGAGCGGATGAGGTGCTGCGCAAGAAGGGCACTGTGATCATGCCGGATATGTATGCCAACGCAGGCGGTGTGACGGTGTCATACTTTGAGTGGGTCAAGAACCTCAGCCACATCCGCTTTGGCCGCATGCAACGCCGCGCCGAGGAATCGCGCCACCAACTGGTGGTCGATGAGCTTGAGCGGCTGAGCGCAGACAAGGAATTGGGTTGGACCCTGAGCCCGAACTTCAAAGAGAAGTATCTGCGCGGTGCGGGCGAATTGGAGCTGGTCCGCTCTGGTTTGGATGACACGATGCGCACGGCCTATGAGGCTATGGCCCATGTCTGGCACAGCCGCGACGATGTCGAAGACCTGCGCACAGCAGCCTATCTGGTGTCGATCGAAAAGGTCGCGGCAAGCTATCACGCCAAGGGGCTTTGA
- a CDS encoding Tad domain-containing protein produces the protein MTNDPRTSETLAGCCPAMLRRFAREEDGLVTLFAILMILLMILLGGVGVDLMRHERERARVQAVADRAVLAAADLDQTLSPEAVARDYFDKSGLADYISSVTVEEGLNYRRVTVDASRDLKTMFIDKFGQEKLHVPAKATAEEKVAKVEISMVLDISGSMRENDKMNNLHDASNVFIDTVIQTDTEDLISISVVPYTAQVNVGKDIMDELNVTQLHSYSHCVDFEDSDFNLTTISQTRSYEHMQHFEAGYYWNGNDRDRTGHYDNISNPGCPKQSYEEIETFSQNAAALKSRIANFQPRANTAIHLGLKWGVALLDPSFRAINEAIGGDAVFRGRPAEYNDIDTLKTVILMTDGVNVTTRRIAPEAYSNRDHYRHWSDYPFYWWLGRNVRSSEHYRWYRTKYTAGQADNLLDNICDAAKAKGIVIWSIGFEVTDHGAAVMKNCASSDSHFFRVEGVEIVDAFEAIARQINQLRLTQ, from the coding sequence ATGACCAATGACCCTCGGACTTCAGAGACCCTTGCGGGCTGCTGCCCCGCGATGCTTCGGCGTTTCGCCCGCGAGGAAGACGGGCTGGTCACGCTTTTTGCTATTCTGATGATCCTGCTGATGATCCTTTTGGGCGGTGTCGGCGTCGATCTGATGCGCCATGAGCGTGAACGCGCGAGGGTGCAGGCTGTGGCCGACCGCGCTGTGCTGGCGGCTGCTGATCTGGATCAAACGCTCAGCCCCGAAGCCGTCGCCCGCGATTATTTCGACAAGTCCGGGCTGGCCGACTACATTTCAAGCGTCACGGTTGAGGAAGGTCTGAACTACCGCCGTGTCACGGTTGATGCGTCTCGCGACCTCAAGACAATGTTCATCGACAAGTTCGGGCAAGAAAAATTGCACGTCCCCGCCAAAGCGACGGCGGAAGAAAAAGTGGCCAAAGTCGAAATTTCCATGGTGCTCGATATCTCCGGCTCTATGCGAGAGAACGACAAAATGAATAACCTCCATGATGCGAGCAACGTCTTTATCGATACGGTGATTCAGACTGACACTGAGGATCTGATCTCGATCTCGGTGGTGCCCTATACCGCGCAGGTCAACGTCGGCAAGGACATCATGGATGAGCTGAATGTCACCCAGCTTCACTCTTATTCGCATTGCGTCGACTTTGAAGACAGTGACTTTAATCTCACCACGATCAGCCAAACTCGCAGCTACGAACATATGCAGCATTTCGAGGCGGGTTATTACTGGAACGGAAATGACCGCGATAGAACCGGGCACTACGACAACATCTCTAACCCCGGTTGCCCCAAACAAAGCTATGAGGAAATCGAAACTTTCTCGCAAAACGCGGCAGCGTTGAAAAGCCGTATCGCCAACTTTCAACCGCGTGCGAACACTGCGATCCACCTTGGGCTTAAATGGGGCGTGGCCTTGCTTGACCCCTCCTTCAGGGCGATCAATGAGGCGATCGGCGGCGACGCCGTGTTTCGGGGCCGTCCGGCTGAGTACAATGACATCGACACGCTGAAAACCGTGATCTTAATGACAGACGGCGTGAACGTGACGACCCGGCGGATCGCCCCGGAGGCCTATTCCAACCGCGACCACTATCGCCATTGGAGCGATTACCCTTTCTACTGGTGGCTGGGCCGAAACGTTCGCTCAAGCGAGCATTATCGCTGGTACCGGACCAAATACACCGCCGGTCAGGCCGACAATCTGCTGGACAACATCTGCGATGCGGCCAAGGCTAAGGGCATTGTGATCTGGTCCATTGGCTTTGAGGTGACCGATCATGGCGCTGCCGTAATGAAGAACTGCGCCTCCTCTGACAGCCACTTTTTCCGTGTCGAAGGGGTTGAGATCGTGGACGCATTTGAGGCGATTGCCCGGCAAATCAACCAGTTGAGGTTGACCCAATGA
- a CDS encoding TadE/TadG family type IV pilus assembly protein, translated as MIQKTIKAWRRFRGDENGSVMLIEFAILSPLLFGCLIMSVEMSFYAMRHMFLDRGLDMTVRYVRLNTNTDMSHQTIKNMICETAGYLQDCDETLRLEMIRVDPRNFASFDPSPDCVDTSIDPKPVRGWSLGVEHQLMMLRACVQFKPFFPTTGLGYALEKDGAGRVSMVSSAAFVQEPN; from the coding sequence ATGATCCAGAAAACCATAAAAGCATGGCGCCGGTTTCGCGGCGACGAGAACGGATCAGTAATGCTGATCGAGTTCGCAATCCTGTCCCCGTTGCTGTTTGGCTGCCTGATCATGTCGGTCGAGATGAGCTTTTATGCCATGCGCCACATGTTCCTAGACCGCGGGCTGGACATGACGGTGCGCTATGTCCGGCTGAACACCAACACAGACATGTCGCATCAGACCATTAAAAATATGATCTGCGAGACCGCCGGCTATTTGCAAGACTGCGACGAGACCCTGCGCCTTGAGATGATCCGTGTGGACCCGCGCAACTTTGCCTCTTTTGACCCATCCCCCGATTGCGTGGATACCTCAATTGATCCCAAACCGGTGCGCGGCTGGAGCCTTGGGGTTGAACACCAGTTGATGATGTTGCGCGCCTGTGTGCAATTCAAACCCTTCTTTCCGACCACCGGCCTTGGCTATGCCCTTGAGAAAGACGGCGCTGGCCGTGTCTCAATGGTGTCGAGCGCGGCCTTTGTACAGGAGCCGAACTGA
- a CDS encoding TadE/TadG family type IV pilus assembly protein, which yields MRVLSSLLTRFKRSDDGSIAIETVIMLPLMFWAYLAMYSTFDTFRMYNLNQTAAYTIGDAISRETQAIDPDYLQGMQELFEYLTRGTGQTSLRVSSLWYDAENDRYHADWSQIRGNVAPLTSDEVSNWHSKLPVMPDNERITLVETWRDFEPLFKTGLERREIRNFVFTRPRYAPRTVWSDT from the coding sequence ATGCGCGTGCTGTCCTCCCTACTGACCCGGTTCAAACGCAGCGACGACGGCTCAATCGCGATTGAGACGGTGATCATGCTGCCGCTGATGTTTTGGGCCTATCTGGCCATGTACTCAACCTTTGACACGTTTCGGATGTACAACCTCAACCAAACGGCGGCCTATACCATCGGCGATGCGATCTCTCGGGAAACGCAAGCGATTGATCCTGATTACTTGCAAGGGATGCAGGAGCTTTTTGAGTATCTCACCCGTGGCACCGGGCAGACCTCCCTTCGGGTCAGCTCGCTTTGGTATGACGCAGAGAACGACCGCTACCATGCAGATTGGTCGCAAATCCGGGGTAATGTTGCGCCATTGACCAGCGATGAGGTGAGCAATTGGCACAGCAAACTGCCCGTCATGCCTGACAACGAGCGGATCACCTTGGTTGAAACATGGCGCGATTTCGAGCCGCTGTTCAAAACCGGGCTTGAGCGGCGCGAAATTCGCAACTTTGTCTTCACCCGCCCGCGCTATGCGCCCCGCACTGTCTGGTCTGATACCTAA
- a CDS encoding periplasmic heavy metal sensor, with translation MTKGPSPRRGRLLQLALGVSLAVNVMILGALGGAMWRHGGAGPRGDGDLPGLRSYASPYVQALPPEARRSLHETMRASGKAHHLDRAKRRGLYERMLTTLRADPFDTEAAAAVLAAQGEAAATVQEVAHSAWLAQISAMDAASRVAYADKLQERFETGRQRKKDKREGSPERK, from the coding sequence ATGACAAAGGGACCTTCACCGCGGCGCGGGCGCCTGTTGCAGCTGGCGCTCGGCGTGTCGCTGGCTGTGAACGTGATGATCCTCGGCGCGCTTGGTGGTGCGATGTGGCGTCACGGAGGGGCGGGGCCGCGCGGCGATGGCGATTTGCCGGGGCTGCGCAGCTATGCCTCGCCTTATGTTCAAGCGCTGCCGCCGGAAGCCCGGCGCAGCCTGCATGAGACGATGCGCGCCAGCGGCAAGGCGCATCACCTCGACCGGGCAAAGCGCCGCGGGCTTTATGAACGGATGCTGACGACGTTGCGGGCCGATCCCTTTGATACTGAAGCGGCTGCAGCGGTTTTAGCCGCGCAAGGCGAAGCTGCCGCGACTGTTCAAGAGGTGGCCCATAGCGCGTGGTTGGCACAGATCAGTGCGATGGATGCCGCGAGCCGTGTCGCCTATGCCGATAAGCTGCAAGAACGGTTCGAAACCGGTCGGCAGCGCAAAAAGGACAAACGAGAAGGTAGCCCTGAGCGTAAATAG
- a CDS encoding RNA polymerase sigma factor, whose translation MQNLSDDQRDADAELLQRYATGDAAAARLLTTRLVPRIHGHALRVLGDRAEAEDVAQEAMLRLWRQAPEWRTGEAKVTTWVYRVVANLCTDRLRRRGAGAAGLDDVAEPADPTPGVTQKMQQAAREDALQQALATLPERQRQAVVLRHIDGMANPEIAEVLGIGVEAVESLTARGKRALAAQLSAQRDALGFDDE comes from the coding sequence ATGCAGAATTTGTCCGACGATCAGCGCGATGCGGATGCCGAGTTGTTGCAACGTTACGCCACCGGGGATGCAGCCGCTGCGCGGTTGTTGACCACCCGGCTGGTGCCGCGCATTCACGGCCATGCGTTGCGGGTTCTGGGCGACCGCGCCGAGGCAGAGGACGTGGCCCAAGAAGCGATGTTGCGGCTGTGGCGTCAGGCGCCCGAGTGGCGCACGGGAGAGGCCAAGGTCACCACTTGGGTCTACCGCGTTGTGGCTAACCTTTGCACCGACCGCCTGCGGCGTCGCGGTGCGGGGGCGGCGGGGCTGGACGATGTGGCCGAACCGGCCGATCCGACGCCGGGTGTGACGCAAAAGATGCAGCAGGCGGCCCGTGAGGATGCGTTGCAACAGGCGCTGGCCACCTTGCCCGAAAGGCAGCGCCAAGCGGTGGTCCTGCGGCATATCGACGGTATGGCAAACCCCGAAATTGCCGAGGTCTTGGGCATTGGGGTCGAAGCGGTGGAAAGCCTGACCGCGCGGGGCAAACGGGCATTGGCGGCGCAGCTATCTGCGCAACGGGACGCATTGGGGTTTGACGATGAATGA
- a CDS encoding EF-hand domain-containing protein, whose amino-acid sequence MTIRTNMKIAALSGLLALGGAAAFAQQSGGQNPFQQLDADGNGEITQAEFQAHAEARFAKVDADGDGFVTAEEMKAAGEARHAERAAKMLERFDTDGNGSLDASELEAMGGKHGEMRGDKRGDKDGSKKDGKRGHKGGERMIERMDTNDDGKLSMEEMTQRHDPAKMFERLDKDDNGSISAEEFEAAKMHGKRHGKGHKMDHDKPQRD is encoded by the coding sequence ATGACCATTCGTACAAACATGAAGATCGCAGCTCTCAGCGGTTTGCTGGCACTCGGTGGTGCAGCTGCCTTCGCACAGCAGAGCGGCGGTCAGAACCCCTTCCAGCAGCTTGACGCTGACGGCAACGGTGAGATCACACAGGCAGAGTTTCAGGCCCACGCTGAGGCGCGTTTTGCTAAGGTTGATGCAGATGGCGACGGTTTCGTGACGGCTGAAGAGATGAAAGCTGCAGGCGAAGCGCGCCACGCTGAGCGTGCCGCCAAGATGCTGGAGCGGTTCGATACCGACGGCAACGGCAGCCTCGATGCGTCAGAACTGGAAGCCATGGGGGGCAAACACGGCGAGATGCGCGGTGACAAACGCGGCGACAAGGACGGCAGCAAAAAAGATGGCAAGCGCGGTCACAAAGGTGGCGAGCGCATGATCGAGCGTATGGACACCAATGACGATGGCAAATTGTCGATGGAAGAAATGACGCAGCGCCACGATCCCGCCAAGATGTTCGAGCGTCTGGACAAAGACGACAACGGCAGCATCAGTGCCGAAGAGTTCGAAGCAGCGAAAATGCATGGCAAACGGCACGGCAAGGGCCACAAGATGGACCATGACAAGCCGCAGCGCGACTAA
- a CDS encoding DUF983 domain-containing protein encodes MSQTQQLSPDTVDAHDSEERARLPAMLRGWRGKCPSCGGGQLLHGYLKVNDDCAACRQEFHHHRADDGPAYLTILLVGHLLAPGLHIAFVVWRPEPLTLFTIFAVGCTALSLYLLPRLKGAMIGFQWAKRMGGFGGTT; translated from the coding sequence ATGTCACAGACACAGCAATTGTCCCCCGACACCGTAGACGCGCATGACAGCGAAGAGCGGGCCCGCCTGCCCGCAATGTTGCGTGGTTGGCGTGGCAAATGCCCTTCTTGCGGGGGCGGGCAGTTGCTGCACGGCTATCTTAAGGTGAATGACGACTGTGCTGCCTGCCGTCAGGAATTCCATCATCACCGCGCGGATGATGGCCCGGCCTATCTGACCATTTTGCTGGTCGGTCACCTGCTGGCCCCGGGTCTGCACATCGCCTTTGTTGTCTGGCGGCCCGAGCCTTTGACCCTGTTCACCATTTTTGCGGTTGGCTGCACGGCGCTGTCCCTCTACCTTCTGCCCAGACTGAAGGGGGCCATGATCGGCTTTCAATGGGCCAAAAGGATGGGCGGCTTCGGCGGCACCACCTAA
- a CDS encoding NUDIX hydrolase, with the protein MTIDKTQIRNAATVIVLRDRHVTPHILMGQRGAKAAFMPNKFVFPGGAVDASDARVPLAAPVNALCHGRLCDDAEPSLAHAIAVAAIRELWEETGLVLGRKGGWEGDVPADWNSFAATGHLPDASALQFVFRALTPPGRPRRFDARFFLVDAEDIASDPDDFDAACDELSHLQWVPLSRARSFDMPFITEVVLAEITARARDTNPPASVPFFKNNDEESLFLRLHGRPMTG; encoded by the coding sequence ATGACCATCGACAAGACCCAAATCCGCAACGCCGCCACGGTGATCGTGCTGCGTGATCGCCATGTGACCCCGCATATCCTGATGGGGCAGCGGGGGGCCAAAGCGGCGTTTATGCCGAATAAATTCGTCTTTCCCGGCGGCGCTGTCGATGCGAGCGATGCACGCGTGCCGCTTGCTGCCCCGGTGAACGCTCTGTGCCACGGCAGGCTGTGCGATGATGCCGAACCGTCCTTGGCCCATGCCATCGCCGTCGCCGCCATTCGTGAGCTCTGGGAAGAAACGGGTCTGGTGCTGGGCCGCAAAGGCGGATGGGAGGGCGATGTGCCCGCCGATTGGAACAGCTTCGCCGCCACGGGGCACCTGCCCGACGCCTCCGCGCTACAATTCGTGTTTCGGGCGCTGACCCCACCGGGCCGTCCGCGCCGTTTCGATGCGCGGTTCTTCCTCGTGGATGCCGAAGACATTGCCAGCGACCCCGATGATTTCGACGCCGCCTGTGATGAGCTTTCGCATCTGCAATGGGTGCCGCTAAGCCGGGCGCGGTCCTTTGACATGCCGTTTATAACCGAGGTTGTGCTGGCCGAAATCACGGCCCGTGCGCGCGACACAAACCCGCCCGCGTCGGTGCCATTTTTCAAAAACAACGACGAAGAAAGCCTGTTCCTACGTCTGCATGGCCGCCCGATGACGGGTTAA
- a CDS encoding EamA family transporter, producing MDSIFTPDLWILVTLAAAVFQTGRFMLQKHLASDMLSAGGATFSRFLYSAPFVALLLPLYLGLSGQGLPVLGPGFWLYGVMGGTAQIMATVCVVLLFKQRNFAVGITFKKTEVIQTVLMGWIVLGEGVSGAGFAAIALGVVGLLLLSGGAEAKGLRLADLRNRAAGLGIASGFLFAISAVCYRGASLAVVSDDPLLRAGVTLAAVVLMQTLIMAVWLRLREPGQMRRVWAARRVAVWIGLTSMGGSLCWFIAFTLQNAAYVKALGQVELMLSIAASTLFFREHISRREWAGMAVLALSIMMLVLVT from the coding sequence ATGGACAGTATTTTCACCCCCGATCTGTGGATCCTCGTCACCCTTGCCGCCGCTGTCTTTCAGACCGGGCGGTTCATGCTGCAAAAGCATCTGGCGTCCGACATGCTTTCGGCGGGCGGGGCGACGTTTTCGCGTTTCCTCTACTCCGCGCCTTTCGTGGCTTTGCTGCTGCCGCTCTATCTGGGGCTTAGCGGGCAGGGGCTGCCCGTACTCGGGCCGGGGTTCTGGCTTTATGGGGTGATGGGCGGCACGGCGCAGATCATGGCGACGGTCTGCGTGGTGCTCTTGTTCAAGCAACGCAACTTTGCCGTGGGCATCACCTTTAAGAAGACCGAAGTGATCCAGACCGTGCTGATGGGGTGGATCGTGCTGGGCGAAGGCGTCTCGGGCGCGGGGTTTGCCGCCATCGCGCTTGGCGTGGTCGGGCTGTTGCTGCTCTCGGGCGGGGCCGAGGCAAAAGGGCTGCGCCTTGCCGATCTGCGCAACCGTGCGGCGGGGCTGGGAATCGCTTCGGGCTTTCTCTTTGCGATTTCGGCGGTCTGTTATCGCGGCGCGTCACTGGCCGTGGTCTCTGACGATCCGCTGCTGCGCGCGGGCGTGACGCTGGCGGCAGTGGTGCTGATGCAAACGCTGATCATGGCTGTCTGGCTGCGGCTGCGCGAACCGGGGCAGATGCGCCGGGTTTGGGCCGCGCGCCGCGTGGCGGTCTGGATCGGGCTGACGTCGATGGGCGGATCGTTATGCTGGTTCATCGCCTTCACTTTGCAAAACGCGGCCTATGTGAAGGCCTTGGGGCAGGTGGAGCTGATGCTGAGCATCGCCGCATCGACACTGTTTTTCCGCGAGCATATATCGCGCCGCGAATGGGCGGGCATGGCCGTGTTGGCGCTGTCGATCATGATGCTGGTGCTGGTGACTTAA
- a CDS encoding lipocalin family protein, which yields MGRLIPWVRRASVLLLLATLAACNRSEPPPVQTGFRNADALIGATSRYDAARFGGDWQVRAAFPGDANLRAVTFAPQGPTLIETRGACDAAGVCTDRRDLWALNEQGPGRYTMRAAVGGAERAFWVLWVDEGFRTAVVGSPEGGYGWILDRQATGGEDRITAAQEILDFNGYDISALQVRR from the coding sequence ATGGGCCGTTTAATCCCTTGGGTGCGCCGTGCCTCCGTGCTTTTGTTGTTGGCCACTTTGGCGGCCTGCAACCGCAGCGAACCGCCCCCAGTGCAGACCGGTTTTCGCAACGCAGACGCGCTGATCGGGGCCACCAGCCGCTATGACGCGGCGCGGTTTGGCGGCGATTGGCAGGTTCGTGCGGCCTTTCCGGGGGACGCCAATCTGCGCGCGGTGACCTTTGCGCCGCAGGGGCCGACTTTGATCGAGACCCGAGGGGCGTGCGATGCCGCCGGGGTCTGCACCGACCGGCGCGACCTTTGGGCGCTGAACGAACAAGGGCCGGGGCGTTACACGATGCGTGCCGCCGTGGGCGGGGCAGAGCGCGCGTTCTGGGTGCTTTGGGTTGACGAGGGGTTCCGCACCGCCGTCGTCGGCAGCCCCGAGGGGGGCTATGGCTGGATCCTCGACCGTCAGGCGACAGGGGGCGAGGACCGGATCACCGCGGCGCAAGAGATATTGGATTTCAACGGCTATGACATCAGCGCCTTGCAAGTGAGGCGCTGA
- a CDS encoding aldo/keto reductase, which yields MKMKKLGSSDIEVSRFCLGSMTWGTQNTAEEGHAQIDRALEAGINFIDTAEMYPVNPISAETIGRTEEIIGQWVARDKRRDEVVLASKHSGEGMQHARDGAPISSDTIPGAIEGSLKRLQTDYIDLYQFHWPNRGSYMFRKNWTFDPSGQNRAETIAHMEDALGALQREVERGTIRAFGLSNESAWGLTQWAAVAERTGGPRPISVQNEYSLMCRLADTDVSETCVNEQIDMLAFSPLAAGLLTGKYQGGKVPAGSRLSLNEDLGGRITPRAFEAVAAYLDVAEKHGLDPVQMALAWCDTRPFMGSVIFGATSLEQLDVALGGADLTLSDEVMADLDAVHKTHPMPY from the coding sequence ATGAAGATGAAAAAGCTCGGCTCAAGCGATATCGAGGTCTCGCGTTTTTGTCTGGGCTCCATGACATGGGGCACCCAGAACACCGCCGAGGAAGGTCATGCGCAGATCGACCGCGCGCTGGAGGCCGGGATCAACTTCATCGACACGGCCGAGATGTATCCGGTGAACCCGATCAGCGCCGAGACGATTGGCCGGACGGAAGAGATCATCGGCCAGTGGGTCGCCCGCGATAAACGCCGTGACGAGGTGGTCTTGGCCAGCAAACACTCCGGCGAGGGGATGCAACATGCCCGCGACGGTGCGCCGATCTCATCCGATACGATCCCCGGTGCCATCGAAGGGTCGCTGAAGCGCTTGCAGACGGATTATATCGACCTGTATCAATTCCACTGGCCCAACCGCGGTAGCTATATGTTCCGTAAGAATTGGACCTTTGACCCGTCCGGCCAGAACCGGGCCGAGACCATCGCCCATATGGAGGACGCCCTCGGCGCGCTCCAGCGCGAGGTCGAGCGCGGCACGATCCGCGCTTTTGGTTTGAGCAATGAAAGCGCTTGGGGGCTGACGCAATGGGCTGCCGTGGCTGAGCGTACGGGCGGGCCGCGCCCCATCTCGGTGCAGAATGAATATTCGCTGATGTGCCGACTGGCGGATACCGATGTGTCTGAGACCTGCGTGAATGAGCAGATCGACATGCTGGCGTTCTCGCCCCTCGCTGCGGGGCTGCTGACCGGGAAATATCAGGGCGGGAAGGTCCCCGCCGGATCGCGTCTTTCGCTGAATGAAGATTTGGGCGGCCGCATCACGCCGCGCGCTTTTGAGGCGGTCGCGGCCTACCTCGATGTGGCCGAGAAACACGGGCTGGACCCGGTGCAGATGGCGCTGGCGTGGTGTGATACGCGGCCCTTCATGGGTTCGGTTATCTTTGGCGCGACCAGCCTTGAGCAGCTTGATGTTGCGCTTGGCGGGGCGGACCTGACCCTGAGTGATGAGGTGATGGCCGATCTTGATGCGGTGCATAAAACCCATCCGATGCCTTATTGA
- a CDS encoding MFS transporter has translation MRLLISFAALFFSVILLQLSTGGVGPLDVLSGLQLDFSRQEIGMLGSAHFLGFFIGCWWAPRLMGSVGHSRAFAAFTAAGAIGLMAHMMVVDPYAWALMRVASGMCVAGCYTVIEAWMQAKVTNETRGRTMGVYRVVDMSGSLAAQLIVGILAPAAYVSYNLLAIICCAALLPLTLTKVRPPETPNQPRLRPRLAFDRSPLAAAGVVVAAVSSASFRMVGPIYGQEVGLSATQIAWFLAAFVLGGALAQYPMGMLADKYDRRWVLIWLSVAAMGGCAVTVMGAGYGTAGIMLSAGLFGATTFPIYSVSAAHAHDFASSDERVELSAALMFFFAVGAIGAPYLASVLIDGFGASALFVMIAAAHGVLVIFGLARMRARPTRTDRTPYVYAPRTTFLIGRLLGRTRDRN, from the coding sequence ATGCGCCTGCTCATTTCCTTCGCCGCCCTCTTCTTTTCGGTCATCCTCCTGCAACTCTCTACCGGAGGTGTGGGGCCGCTCGACGTGCTCTCGGGGCTGCAACTTGATTTCTCACGGCAGGAAATCGGTATGCTCGGCTCGGCGCATTTTCTGGGCTTTTTTATCGGCTGCTGGTGGGCGCCCCGACTGATGGGCAGCGTCGGACACAGCCGCGCTTTTGCCGCCTTCACCGCCGCCGGAGCCATCGGGCTCATGGCGCATATGATGGTCGTGGACCCTTACGCTTGGGCGCTGATGCGGGTGGCATCGGGCATGTGTGTGGCGGGGTGCTATACGGTGATCGAAGCGTGGATGCAGGCCAAAGTCACCAATGAGACCCGCGGGCGCACGATGGGGGTCTACCGGGTGGTCGACATGAGCGGTTCGCTCGCCGCGCAGTTGATCGTTGGTATCTTAGCCCCTGCTGCATACGTCTCTTACAACCTGTTGGCCATCATCTGCTGCGCTGCACTTCTGCCGCTCACTCTCACTAAAGTCCGCCCACCTGAAACGCCAAACCAGCCACGGCTGCGCCCGCGCCTCGCCTTTGACCGTTCGCCCTTGGCGGCGGCGGGCGTTGTGGTCGCGGCGGTCTCTAGCGCGTCTTTTCGGATGGTTGGGCCGATCTACGGGCAAGAGGTAGGATTGAGCGCCACCCAGATCGCATGGTTCCTCGCCGCTTTCGTGCTGGGCGGAGCTTTGGCGCAATATCCAATGGGCATGCTGGCCGACAAATACGACCGCCGTTGGGTCTTGATTTGGCTGTCGGTCGCGGCGATGGGAGGCTGCGCCGTCACTGTGATGGGCGCGGGCTATGGCACGGCGGGGATCATGCTCTCGGCAGGCCTCTTCGGGGCCACGACCTTTCCGATCTATTCGGTCTCTGCCGCCCATGCCCATGATTTTGCCAGTTCCGATGAACGGGTGGAGCTTTCCGCCGCCTTGATGTTCTTTTTCGCGGTGGGGGCCATCGGCGCGCCCTACCTTGCCTCTGTGCTAATCGACGGCTTCGGCGCATCGGCGTTGTTCGTGATGATCGCAGCAGCGCATGGGGTTTTGGTGATCTTCGGCCTTGCGCGGATGCGCGCCCGCCCCACACGGACCGACCGCACGCCCTACGTCTACGCCCCCCGGACCACCTTCCTCATCGGGCGGCTCTTGGGCCGTACGCGGGACCGAAACTAG